Genomic window (Primulina eburnea isolate SZY01 chromosome 8, ASM2296580v1, whole genome shotgun sequence):
ATAAGATTTTTTCATTGGTGTATTTATTCAATTAtagaataatattttatggacTCCTCGAGtaaaacataatttaaaatatttttcccatctctcagttaaaagaaaaaaaagaaatagaTGGGATATTACGAAACAGCACCATAGAATCCATTTTGAACTTAGCCAGTTAGCCTCTGcagagacagctgaaacccttCGTTCTTGATATGTAAATCCAATTCATTGAGCAATGGAAGGAACTGCCCTTTTCCCCAACAGACCCGCTTTAACGATCCAACCCACAAAACCAATTTCACAGCCAAATCCTCCGCGCCTCAGATTCAACACTTCCACGCTTTCTCTCCCTCCTTTGTTACCCCAACAATCATCCACGCATTCACACTCATTTCATATTGATTCCCTCCTCCAGCACCTTCTTCAAATTTCTTCCCCGGTTAAATCGTCATTGACTCAATCCCATGTAATTCTCTCCCATAATCAAGATTCTTTGCCTGCCCGGTTTAAGAAAGATGAGGGTGGTTCGATTGCAATCCCTATACTTGGTGCAAATAGTGGGAGAGATGATGGGTCGCTGGATTTTCTTCCTTTGAAGTGTAAGTTTATGCTTGAATCAATCTTGGAACAGCCCGTTTCTAGTTTGTGTAGTTTCTTTGATTCTGTGAAGTTCGAGTTGCTTCGTGATGTTGATTTGATTAGTTTGCTGAAAGGGTTGGACATTTCTGGTCATAGTGAGAAGGCGATTATGTTGTTTCAATGGGTTGTGCTTAATTTGGATGCGAGTGATGGTGGTTTATTAGATGATCAAGTTATTGAATTGGTCGTTAAGATTCTTGGCAGGGAGTCTCGACATTTGGTTACTTCGAAATTGTTTGATGTGATCCCATTAGAAGATTTTAATCTAGATGTTCGGGCGTGGACGACTATTTTACATGCGTATTCACGTAGTGCAAAGTACGAGAAGGCGATAGCTTTATTTGGTATTATGAAGGATATAGGATCGTGTCCGACCCTTGTTACTTACAATGTGATGTTGGATGTTTACGGGAAAAAGGGGCGATCTTGGGATAAAATTCTAGTGCTTTTGGATGAGATAAGGAGAGCGGGACTTGAATTTGATGAGTTCACTTGTAGTACTGTGTTATCTGCATGTGGGAGAGATGGGTTGTTGAAGGAAGCCAAGACATTCTTCGATGATCTAAAGTTAAATGGTTATGTTCCGGGTACCGTTACCTATAATGCTTTGCTTCAAGCATTTGGGAAGGCTGGAATTTACAATGAGGCTTTGAATGTTTTGAAAGAAATGGAGGAGAATAATTGCCCTCCCGACTCAGTAACTTATAATGAACTTGTGGCTGCATATGTAAGGGCAGGCTTTCATGAGCAAGGAGCAGCCTTGATCAGCACCATGACACAAAAGGGTATAATGCCGAATGCTGTCACTTATACTACCTTGATTGATGCATATGGAAAAGCTGGAAAAGAGGACAGAGCATTGAGTTTTTTCAAATTAATGAAGGAATCTGGCTGTGTCCCAAACGTGTGTACTTATAATTCTATTCTTGGGATGCTCGGTAAGAAGTTGCGAACTGAAGAGATGATAGAAATAGCAAGCGAAATGAAATCCAATGGTTGTACACCAAATCGTGTCACTTGGAACACCCTTCTTGCTATGTGTGGCAACAGAGGGATGCACAACTATGTTAACCGTGTTTTCCAAATGATGAAGAGCTGTGGCTTTGAGCCAGATCGAGATACTTTTAATACTTTGATAAGTGCATATGGTAGGTGTGGATCAGAAATGAATGCCGGAAAAATGTACAATGAGATGATTAAGGTGGGATATACTCCATGTATATCCACTTATAATGCACTTCTAAATGCCTTGGCTCGCAGAGGACATTGGAGGGCTGCTGAGTCCCTCTTTCTAGACCTGATGAAGAAGAATTTCAAGCCCAACGAAACCTCATATTCATTGATGCTCCATTGCTACTCAAAAGGAGGAAATGTGAGAGGAATCGAAAAGATCGCTAAAGAAATTTACGGTGGTAGTATATTTCCCAGCTGGATGCTTTTGAGAACTCTGATTATCGCAAATTTTAAGTCTAGATCACTCTCAGGCATGGAGAGAgcatttcaagaattcttgaaaaatGGGTACAAACCTGATTTGGTGCTCTATAATTCCATGCTCTCCATTTTTGCTCGGAACCGGATGTATGAACGAGCTCACAATATGCTGAATCTGATTCAAGATAACGGGCTGCAGCCGGATCTGGTTACCTATAATAGCTTGATGGATATGTATGCCAGGGCGGGTGACTGTTGGAGAGCACAAGAAGTCCTCAATGGACTTCAAGAATCTGGTGGGAAGCCAGATCTCGTGTCATATAACACTGTCATTAAAGGATTTTGTAGGCAAGGGCTTATGCAGGAGGCGATGAGGACTTTTACAGAGATGACAAATAGAGGGATTCGACCCTGCATAGTCACCTTTAATACATTCATCGCTGGATTCTCTGGGCGTGGTTTTTTTGTGGAGGTGAATGAAATGATTAGTTATATGATTCAGCATAACTGCAAACCGAATGAACTAACGTATAACACTGCTGTTGATGGTTATTGTAAGGCTAGAAAGTACAAAGACGCCATGGATTTCGTGTCACAAATTACAGAAAAGGACACTTGTTGCGACGAGCAAATGTTGCAACGGTTAGTTGCTCGAATCAGGGAAAATATTGAATCATGACTTTCTTAGAATATCTTTCTTGAACTAATTTTGTGGGAGAAATATGCTCATCTATAGAGTTTTGGCAAATATCTGCAGGCAACTTCACACTTTTTAGTCAATATGTAATTTGGCAAATATCTGCAGGCAACTTTATGTAATATATTTCCAATTAACACAGAAAAGAGATGTTATAGGCTACAATGTATTAGAATTGTGGTATGTAAAATTAGATCTTTTATGAAGTTTATTCTCGTATTGATAGGTTAAATTAAACGAGCGCCTCATTTACAGGTGCGACATTTGGCTGTTTTGTCTTAATTATTTGCAGTATATCGGGGCTCAGTTCCAATTTAATATGAATATACTACAAAACTTATGGCCATTTAATACGCTCCTGGGTAGAATACATTTTACTCTATGAACAAATTTATAAACCAAAATAATTAGATGAAACATCACCCCTTATTTTGAAAACTCTAAAGTTAAACTTTGTTTTGCAAGATCATTGGttaatgaaataatatttttcacaaaCATTTAAGATGTAACATAGAAAATTCCTTTCATGTGACAAAACTTTTACTTGGCCTCTTTGTTAAAGTGGAGCCAAGGTATTAAATACTAAACGTGTCAAATTTGAAGAGTTTATTGGTGGCCGGCAGAAAAGGAAAACAATTTCCTTTGTTCATACGGAGGATTGTATCTATAAATAAGTGCATCCTTCGTATTGTAAAAattatcccaaaaaaaaaaaaaccaaaagcaATTACAAAGTTTCGAAAAATAGAGAGAGCATTTGAGTGTTGAGTGTTCTCttgtgtgagttagagaaaatatttttttcgatTATACTCGGGTTGAGTGTGAGATATTTAGTGTATTgttgtatacacttgttgtaatatttctcgTGTTATAAAATATCAGTAGTAGTTCCATGGACGTAGCCTATATTGGGTGAACCATGTAAATCTGTGTTCTTATTGATTATTCCGCGACATTTTCGATACTATATTATCATCGTGATCGGCATCGCTTCGATATAATTTCCCAACAACTGGTGTCATATCCTTGTTCTAAAAAATCTTAAGAATTCTAAGTATGCTATGTGGTTCCAGCTttgtctgatcttccacatcagaaaagattttttagattttttgttCTGGCGGTTACAGATAAGAGATTATCTGTACGGTAAGAAGCTGCATCAACCTCTATCAGGAAAGACACCGGAAAATATTGAGGATGATGATTGGGAGCTCCTTGACCTACAGGTGTTAGGTGTGAACGATTGTCCCTAACGAAGAATGTGACACATAACGCGACGGAGGCAAAAACTACAGAAGAGATGATGTCCATTTTATCAAACATGTACGAGAAGCCATCAACAAACAACAAAGTGCATCTCATGAAAACGTTATTCAACTTGAAAATGGGATAAGGTGCTTCGGTGGCTAAACACATCAATGAGTTCAACACAATTGTTTCTCAACTAACATCagttgaaattaattttgatgataAGATTCGTGCACTTATTCTTTTGGCGTCTTTACCAAATGTTT
Coding sequences:
- the LOC140839417 gene encoding uncharacterized protein; translation: MEGTALFPNRPALTIQPTKPISQPNPPRLRFNTSTLSLPPLLPQQSSTHSHSFHIDSLLQHLLQISSPVKSSLTQSHVILSHNQDSLPARFKKDEGGSIAIPILGANSGRDDGSLDFLPLKCKFMLESILEQPVSSLCSFFDSVKFELLRDVDLISLLKGLDISGHSEKAIMLFQWVVLNLDASDGGLLDDQVIELVVKILGRESRHLVTSKLFDVIPLEDFNLDVRAWTTILHAYSRSAKYEKAIALFGIMKDIGSCPTLVTYNVMLDVYGKKGRSWDKILVLLDEIRRAGLEFDEFTCSTVLSACGRDGLLKEAKTFFDDLKLNGYVPGTVTYNALLQAFGKAGIYNEALNVLKEMEENNCPPDSVTYNELVAAYVRAGFHEQGAALISTMTQKGIMPNAVTYTTLIDAYGKAGKEDRALSFFKLMKESGCVPNVCTYNSILGMLGKKLRTEEMIEIASEMKSNGCTPNRVTWNTLLAMCGNRGMHNYVNRVFQMMKSCGFEPDRDTFNTLISAYGRCGSEMNAGKMYNEMIKVGYTPCISTYNALLNALARRGHWRAAESLFLDLMKKNFKPNETSYSLMLHCYSKGGNVRGIEKIAKEIYGGSIFPSWMLLRTLIIANFKSRSLSGMERAFQEFLKNGYKPDLVLYNSMLSIFARNRMYERAHNMLNLIQDNGLQPDLVTYNSLMDMYARAGDCWRAQEVLNGLQESGGKPDLVSYNTVIKGFCRQGLMQEAMRTFTEMTNRGIRPCIVTFNTFIAGFSGRGFFVEVNEMISYMIQHNCKPNELTYNTAVDGYCKARKYKDAMDFVSQITEKDTCCDEQMLQRLVARIRENIES